One window of Populus nigra chromosome 5, ddPopNigr1.1, whole genome shotgun sequence genomic DNA carries:
- the LOC133693419 gene encoding disease resistance protein RPM1-like, with the protein MAESAVSLVVDKLLPLLTQEVKLLKGVHDELVGVKDELEVIRAFLKDADSKAEKEGIGEGVKVLVNQIREEAHHIEDVIDDYMLHVARHPDHRHGLLRRIVSLIKTFSSRHEIASEIKDIKSSLLDIKNRSQTFHFISSNQGALSSSSSNAGRGLMDHPRLSSLFIEEAELVGIESPRDELISYLLSGVCQRTVIAVVGMGGVGKTTMAKKVYDNHRVKEHFQYHAWITVSQSYDKRELLRSILKRFYEVKNRSFPDRIVTMEEEELIKEIREYLGQERYLVVFDDVWEIGFWGNMEHALLDHDNGSRILVTTRNEDVANFSRGSSLVHVYHIEPLPQKEAWELFCNKAFRFEFKGQCPKDLEGLSQDIVRRCGGLPLAIVAVSGLLATKEKSILEWKKVLSGLGGSAMVSDPYIDSVTNILSLSYGDLPYHLKSCFLYFGMFPEDFSIEHGRIIRLWVAEGFVEEKPGMTLEDVGEEYFIELVRRSLVQVDEVCHGIPLTCHVHDMVRDVILSKSEELSLCHISSSCSTFQGIARHLSISNRGSNTPKSHTKSQTRSIMVFDEVKLQKATISVILAKVKLLTTLDFENCPLDHLPKELGNLLHLRYLSLRNTKVAKLPKSIRKLHNLESLDLRYSFVEELPVKISKFPKLRHLLAEDKKTRALKIKGSIKHLEFLQTLSKINVDDNVSLINDGLQVSTKLKTLGIRNLKREHGRYLCTALEKMTHLRLLLVCSINPTNEVLELQLMSSPPLELRSIWLEGRLERLPNWISKIHNLAELRLSFTYLTDDSFEVLQALPNLNRLGLVCAYNGEKMHFEEGGFQKLKSLYLTGLNNLKEMLIDEGALPLLEKLQMGPCPKLKEVPSGFKYLRYLKDLSFTGMTNEFTQKLSQQESEKVRHVPIIRYDGTYDPTDEGSYEAWVERYFRRVGIKMT; encoded by the coding sequence ATGGCAGAGTCGGCGGTGAGCCTTGTTGTTGATAAATTGCTTCCGTTGCTAACACAAGAAGTGAAACTATTGAAAGGCGTCCATGATGAATTGGTTGGTGTCAAAGATGAATTGGAAGTCATTCGTGCTTTCCTGAAAGATGCAGATTCAAAGGCTGAGAAAGAAGGCATCGGTGAGGGTGTGAAAGTACTGGTAAACCAAATAAGAGAAGAAGCTCATCACATTGAAGATGTCATCGATGATTACATGTTGCATGTGGCAAGACATCCTGATCATCGACATGGACTCCTACGTCGTATTGTTTCTTTGATTAAGACATTCAGTTCGCGTCATGAGATAGCATCAGAGATTAAAGACATCAAATCATCACTTCTAGATATCAAGAATAGAAGTCAAACATTCCACTTCATTTCTTCAAATCAGGGAGCAttaagcagcagcagcagcaatgcGGGAAGAGGGTTAATGGATCACCCTCGACTGAGTTCTCTTTTCATTGAAGAAGCTGAGCTTGTTGGGATTGAATCTCCAAGAGATGAATTGATAAGCTACTTATTAAGTGGAGTTTGTCAAAGGACAGTGATCGCAGTGGTTGGAATGGGAGGTGTGGGAAAAACCACAATGGCCAAGAAAGTATATGACAACCACAGGGTGAAAGAGCACTTCCAATACCATGCTTGGATCACTGTGTCTCAATCATATGATAAGAGGGAGCTACTACGGAGCATTCTGAAGAGATTCTATGAAGTGAAAAATAGGTCTTTTCCTGATAGAATTGTTacaatggaggaggaggagttgATCAAGGAGATTAGAGAATATTTAGGACAAGAACGATACCTGGTTGTATTTGATGATGTATGGGAAATTGGCTTTTGGGGAAACATGGAGCATGCGTTGTTAGATCATGATAATGGCAGTAGAATATTGGTCACAACAAGAAATGAGGATGTTGCTAATTTCAGCAGAGGATCTTCATTGGTTCATGTCTATCATATAGAACCTTTACCTCAAAAGGAGGCGTGGGAACTCTTCTGCAATAAAGCATTCAGGTTTGAGTTTAAAGGGCAATGTCCAAAAGATCTGGAGGGATTGTCACAGGACATTGTTAGAAGATGTGGAGGATTGCCACTGGCAATTGTGGCTGTTAGTGGACTTCTAGCAACCAAAGAAAAGAGCATTCTAGAATGGAAAAAAGTTCTCAGTGGCCTTGGTGGTTCTGCAATGGTGAGTGATCCATACATTGATAGTGTCACTAACATTCTATCTCTCAGCTATGGTGATCTGCCTTACCACCTCAAATcttgtttcttatattttggCATGTTTCCTGAAGATTTTTCCATTGAGCATGGAAGAATAATTCGATTATGGGTGGCTGAGGGTTTTGTAGAAGAGAAACCAGGCATGACACTAGAGGACGTTGGAGAAGAATACTTCATTGAACTTGTTCGTCGAAGTTTGGTTCAAGTGGATGAAGTTTGTCACGGAATTCCCTTAACATGTCATGTTCATGATATGGTCCGTGATGTCATTCTTTCCAAGTCAGAGGAACTGAGTCTCTGCCATATTTCCAGCAGTTGCTCAACTTTTCAAGGCATAGCACGACATCTCTCCATAAGCAACAGAGGAAGCAACACTCCGAAGAGTCACACCAAGTCTCAAACTCGCTCTATTATGGTCTTTGACGAAGTAAAGCTGCAGAAGGCCACAATTTCAGTAATACTTGCAAAAGTCAAGCTTTTGACTACATTAGATTTTGAAAACTGTCCTTTAGATCACCTTCCCAAAGAACTTGGAAATTTGCTACATCTAAGGTATTTAAGCTTAAGAAATACCAAAGTAGCAAAACTTCCAAAATCAATAAGAAAGCTGCATAACCTGGAGTCTTTAGATTTGAGATATTCTTTCGTGGAAGAGTTGCCAGTTAAGATCAGTAAGTTCCCTAAATTGCGACATCTTTTGGCTGAAGATAAAAAGACTCGGGCATTGAAGATAAAAGGCAGCATTAAGCATTTGGAGTTCTTACAAACGTTGTCTAAAATTAATGTGGATGACAATGTGAGCTTGATCAATGACGGCCTGCAAGTGTCAACGAAATTGAAGACATTGGGTATCAGAAATTTGAAAAGGGAACATGGGAGGTATCTATGCACGGCATTAGAGAAGATGACTCACCTGCGGTTGCTACTTGTTTGTTCAATAAATCCCACGAATGAAGTTCTTGAATTGCAATTGATGTCTTCTCCTCCTCTTGAGCTGCGAAGTATCTGGCTTGAGGGCCGATTAGAAAGGTTACCAAATTGGATTTCCAAAATACACAATCTGGCTGAACTGAGATTGAGTTTTACATACTTGACGGATGATTCCTTTGAAGTCCTTCAAGCTCTACCTAATCTAAATCGTCTTGGACTCGTATGTGCATACAATGGAGAGAAGATGCATTTTGAAGAAGGAGGGTTTCAGAAACTCAAGTCTCTGTATCTTACAGGCTTGAATAATTTGAAGGAAATGTTAATAGACGAAGGAGCATTGCCACTTCTTGAAAAGCTACAAATGGGACCTTGCCCAAAACTGAAGGAAGTGCCTTCTGGATTTAAGTACTTGAGATATCTCAAAGATTTATCTTTCACAGGGATGACAAATGAGTTCACTCAAAAATTGTCACAGCAAGAATCAGAGAAAGTGAGGCATGTACCGATTATCCGATATGATGGTACTTATGATCCCACTGACGAAGGATCCTATGAAGCATGGGTGGAGCGATATTTCAGACGAGTAGGAATCAAAATGACGTAA
- the LOC133694435 gene encoding pentatricopeptide repeat-containing protein At1g74630-like → MSKTEPLCLSLLNICKSLTTFKQIHANVLKLGLESDPFIAGKLLHHCAISLSDSLDYACRLFRYTPNPDVFMHNTLIRGLYESDRPQDSLLKFIEMRRNSFSPPDSFSFAFIVKAAANLRSVRVGIQLHCQALVHGLDTHLFVGTTLISMYGECGFVGFARKVFDEMPEPNAIAWNAMVTACCRGGDMKGGRELFDLMPVRNLMSWNVMLSGYTKAGELELAREMFLEMPMKDDVSWSTMIVGFAHNGYFEEAFSFFRELQRKGMRPNETSLTGVLSACAQAGALEFGKILHGFIEKSGLAWIVSVNNALLDTYSKCGNVHMAQLVFERIMNERNIVSWTSMMAALAMHGHGEEAIGIFHKMEESGIRPDEIAFISLLYACSHAGLVEQGCEYFDKMKGMYNIEPSIEHYGCMVDLYGRAGQLQKAYEFVCQMPISCTAIIWRTLLGACSMHGDVKLAEQVKERLSELDPNNSSDHVLLSNAYAVAGKWKDAASVRRSMTEQRITKTPGWSMIEVDKIMYTFLAGTKQYKITEEAYKKLKEIIRRLRVEGGYVPEIGRVLHDIEEEEKEGSVSVHSEKLAVAFGIARLCKGRTIRIVKNLRICRDCHAVMKLISQIYKVEIVVRDRSRFHSFKDGYCSCRDYW, encoded by the coding sequence ATGAGCAAGACAGAACCTCTCTGTCTGTCTTTGTTGAATATTTGCAAGAGCCTGACAACTTTCAAACAAATCCACGCCAATGTTCTCAAACTCGGCCTTGAATCTGACCCTTTCATCGCAGGAAAGCTACTGCACCATTGTGCGATTTCGCTCTCTGATTCTCTGGACTATGCTTGCCGCCTCTTTCGCTACACTCCAAACCCAGATGTTTTCATGCACAACACTCTCATTAGAGGACTTTATGAGTCAGATAGACCCCAGGATTCACTTCTTAAGTTCATTGAAATGAGGAGGAACTCCTTTTCTCCTCCTGACAGTTTCTCTTTCGCTTTTATTGTCAAAGCGGCGGCGAATTTGAGGTCTGTGAGAGTTGGGATCCAGTTGCATTGTCAAGCATTGGTTCATGGGCTTGATACCCATCTTTTTGTTGGGACGACTTTGATTAGTATGTATGGGGAATGCGGATTTGTTGGGTTTGCGAGGAAGGTATTTGATGAAATGCCTGAGCCAAATGCGATTGCCTGGAATGCGATGGTCACTGCGTGTTGTAGGGGTGGTGATATGAAGGGTGGAAGAGAATTGTTTGACTTGATGCCTGTTAGGAACTTGATGTCGTGGAATGTTATGCTTTCTGGGTACACGAAAGCTGGGGAGCTGGAACTGGCTAGGGAGATGTTTTTGGAGATGCCAATGAAGGATGATGTGTCGTGGAGTACCATGATTGTTGGTTTTGCTCATAATGGGTATTTTGAAGaggcttttagttttttcagaGAGCTGCAGAGGAAGGGGATGAGGCCGAATGAGACAAGCTTAACTGGGGTGCTTTCAGCATGTGCACAGGCAGGTGCACTTGAGTTTGGCAAAATATTACATGGCTTTATTGAGAAATCTGGGTTGGCTTGGATTGTATCAGTTAACAATGCATTATTGGATACTTATTCCAAGTGTGGGAATGTACATATGGCTCAACTAGTTTTCGAGCGAATAATGAATGAAAGAAACATTGTTTCTTGGACTTCGATGATGGCTGCGCTCGCAATGCATGGTCATGGAGAAGAAGCAATAGGGATCTTTCATAAGATGGAAGAGTCTGGAATTAGACCTGATGAGATTgcctttatttcacttttatatGCTTGTAGTCATGCTGGATTGGTCGAACAAGGATGTGAATATTTTGATAAGATGAAAGGCATGTACAATATAGAACCATCTATTGAGCATTATGGTTGCATGGTTGATCTATATGGTCGGGCTGGTCAACTTCAGAAGGCCTATGAATTTGTTTGTCAAATGCCAATTTCATGTACTGCAATTATTTGGCGGACACTTCTTGGGGCTTGCAGTATGCATGGTGATGTTAAGTTGGCGGAACAAGTGAAAGAAAGACTTTCAGAGCTAGACCCCAACAACTCTAGTGACCATGTTCTGCTGTCAAATGCTTATGCAGTTGCAGGGAAATGGAAGGATGCAGCTTCTGTGAGAAGATCAATGACTGAACAGAGAATCACCAAAACTCCTGGTTGGAGCATGATTGAAGTTGACAAAATCATGTATACTTTCTTGGCAGGCACAAAACAATATAAGATTACAGAAGAGGCTTACAAGAAGCTAAAGGAGATTATAAGGAGGCTTAGGGTTGAAGGGGGTTATGTTCCAGAGATTGGAAGGGTTTTACATGacatagaagaggaagaaaaggaaggtTCAGTGTCAGTGCATAGCGAAAAGCTTGCTGTAGCTTTTGGTATTGCAAGGTTGTGCAAGGGGAGGACTATAAGAATAGTTAAGAATTTGAGGATTTGCAGGGACTGTCATGCAGTGATGAAGCTTATTTCTCAGATTTATAAAGTGGAGATCGTGGTGAGAGATAGAAGCCGCTTTCACTCTTTCAAGGATGGTTATTGTTCATGCAGAGATTACTGGTAA
- the LOC133694045 gene encoding uncharacterized protein LOC133694045, with translation MDQQDSNSNKENQSCSSSDSNPCPICLAPFLQESYLDTCFHKFCYKCILQWTKVVSRKESRRPSSVRCPLCKTDNFSLIYGYDGSSFQRHYVNQGFEDSSFFSKAHKYRLQCYYTEPGILNDAIMVSRFWKLRKYLQPNRWLQSWLRREVQSLLQEEDIEVILYHVLGTVNSFFSRNEHTRQTKTPEMKQEEFKAVVSNAARPFLTAKTDRFVIELELFLASGLNMEAYDEVYLQQMGGNAPKTTEAAGESIEHNPVVPYLFIFDADSEND, from the exons atggaCCAACAAGACTCTAACAGCAACAAAGAGAATCAATCTTGCTCTTCAAGTGATTCAAATCCATGCCCCATATGCCTTGCTCCTTTCCTTCAAGAATCCTATCTTGACACTTGCTTCC ATAAATTTTGTTACAAATGCATTTTACAATGGACTAAAGTAGTTTCTCGCAAGGAATCTCGGCGGCCTTCTTCTGTTAGATGTCCTTTATGCAAG ACGGATAATTTTTCGTTAATTTATGGATATGATGGAAGTTCATTCCAACGACATTATGTAAATCAGGGTTTTGAGGACAG ttcattCTTTTCAAAAGCACACAAGTACAGATTACAGTGCTATTATACTGAACCAG GTATCCTGAATGACGCAATTATGGTATCACGATTTTGGAAGTTGCGCAAGTATCTTCAGCCAAATCGATGGCTGCAAAGTTGGCTGAGAAGAGAAGTTCAATCTCTGCTGCAG GAAGAGGATATTGAAGTCATTCTATATCATGTTCTTGGTACGGTCAATTCATTCTTTAGCAG AAATGAACACACGCGGCAAACAAAAACACCTGAAATGAAACAAGAAGAGTTCAAGGCTGTGGTATCTAATGCAGCGAGGCCTTTTCTAACAGCAAAAACAGATCGATTCGTGATAGAGTTGGAATTGTTTCTTGCTTCAGGTTTGAACATGGAAGCCTATGATGAAGTCTACCTGCAGCAAATGGGTGGGAACGCTCCAAAAACCACTGAGGCTGCAGGAGAATCTATTGAACACAACCCTGTAGTTCCGTACTTGTTTATCTTTGATGCCGACTCTGAAAACGATTGA
- the LOC133694881 gene encoding disease resistance protein RPM1-like, with product MAESAVSLVVDKLLPLLTQEVKLLKGVHDELVGVKDELEVIRAFLKDADSKAEKEGIGEGVKVLVNQIREEAHHIEDVIDDYMLHVARHPDHRHGLLRRIASLTKTFSSRHEIASEIKDIKSSLLDIKNRSQTFHFISSTEGASSSSSNAGRGLMHHPRLSSLFCEEAELVGIESRRDELISYLVSGVSQRKVIAVVGMGGVGKTTLARKVYDNHRVIEHFRYHAWITVSQSYDQTELLRSMLKGFYKAKNEPFPDKIVKMEKDEELIEEIREKLRQERYFVVFDDVWEIGFWGNMELALLDHDNGSRILATTRNEAAARFCRGSSSVHVHRIDPLPRKEEWELFCKKAFRFQSQGQCPKDLEELSHDIVRRCGGLPLAIVAVSGLLATKEKSVQEWKKVLGGLGCSAMTSDPYIDNVTSILSLSYGDLPYHLKSCFLYFGMFPEDFSIKRRRIIQLWVADGFVQEKPDMTPEEVGEEYFIELIRRSLVQVDELSLKGVPKTCRVHDMVREVILSKSEELSLCHVSSSCSTFEGIARHLSISNRGSNPPKRSTRSQTRSIMVFDKEMLQKTIVPVIFAKFKLLTALDFEDCPVDHLPKELGNLLHLRYLNLRNTDVKELPKSIGKLHNLESLDLRFSLVEELPVEISDFPKLKHLLAHGGYATGLKIKGSFKHLEFLQTLFTIKVDDDVSLLNDGLQVLTKTRKFGICNLKREQGRYLCTVLEKMTHLQSLLVYSVNHQVEILDLESEFSPPIQLQSLWLGGQLDRLPNWISKLHNLSKLILSYTNLMEDSVEVLQALPNLKSLVLFWAYNGERMHFEGGGFQKLKYLYLAGLDYLNEMSIDEGALPLLERLEIGPCPMLEEVPSGLQNLKCLEVLSLAWMTNEFNQRWSQQESKISRHVRIHGSDGTYDPDDKASIRAWVDRKFGASKKHRFG from the coding sequence ATGGCAGAGTCAGCGGTGAGCCTTGTTGTTGATAAATTGCTTCCGTTGCTAACACAAGAAGTGAAACTATTGAAAGGCGTCCATGATGAATTGGTTGGTGTCAAAGATGAATTGGAAGTCATTCGTGCTTTCCTGAAAGATGCAGATTCAAAGGCTGAGAAAGAAGGCATCGGTGAGGGTGTGAAAGTACTGGTAAACCAAATAAGAGAAGAAGCTCATCACATTGAAGATGTCATCGATGATTACATGTTGCATGTGGCAAGACATCCTGATCATCGACATGGACTCCTACGTCGTATTGCTTCTTTGACTAAGACATTCAGTTCGCGTCATGAGATAGCATCAGAGATTAAAGACATCAAATCATCACTTCTAGATATCAAGAATAGAAGTCAAACATTCCACTTCATTTCTTCAACTGAAGGGGCatcaagcagcagcagcaatgcAGGAAGAGGATTAATGCATCATCCTCGGTTGAGTTCTCTTTTCTGTGAAGAAGCTGAGCTTGTTGGGATTGAATCTCGGAGAGATGAATTGATAAGCTACTTGGTAAGTGGAGTTTCTCAAAGGAAAGTGATCGCAGTGGTTGGAATGGGGGGTGTGGGAAAAACCACACTGGCCAGGAAAGTATACGACAACCACAGGGTGATAGAGCACTTCCGTTACCATGCTTGGATCACCGTGTCTCAATCATATGATCAGACGGAGCTACTAAGGAGTATGCTGAAGGGATTCTATAAAGCGAAGAATGAGCCTTTTCctgataaaattgttaaaatggAGAAGGATGAGGAGTTGATTGAGGAGATTAGAGAAAAGTTACGACAAGAACGATATTTTGTTGTATTTGATGATGTATGGGAAATTGGCTTTTGGGGAAACATGGAGCTCGCATTGTTAGATCATGATAATGGCAGTAGAATATTGGCTACAACAAGAAATGAGGCGGCTGCTAGATTTTGTAGAGGATCTTCATCGGTTCATGTCCATCGTATAGATCCTTTACCTCGAAAAGAGGAATGGGAACTCTTCTGTAAAAAAGCATTCAGGTTTCAATCTCAAGGGCAATGTCCAAAAGATCTGGAGGAATTGTCACACGACATTGTTAGAAGATGTGGAGGATTGCCTCTAGCAATTGTGGCTGTTAGTGGACTTCTAGCAACCAAAGAGAAGAGCGTTCAAGAATGGAAAAAAGTTCTCGGTGGCCTTGGTTGTTCTGCAATGACAAGTGATCCATACATTGATAATGTCACTAGCATTCTATCTCTCAGCTATGGTGATCTGCCGTACCACCTCAAATcttgtttcttatattttggCATGTTTCCTGAGGATTTTTCCATTAAACGTCGAAGAATAATTCAATTATGGGTGGCTGATGGTTTTGTACAAGAAAAACCAGACATGACACCAGAGGAGGTTGGAGAAGAATACTTCATTGAACTCATTCGTCGAAGTTTGGTTCAAGTGGATGAACTTAGTCTTAAAGGAGTTCCCAAAACATGTCGTGTTCATGATATGGTCCGCGAAGTCATTCTTTCCAAGTCAGAGGAACTGAGTCTCTGCCATGTTTCCAGCAGTTGCTCAACTTTTGAAGGCATAGCACGACATCTCTCCATAAGCAACAGAGGAAGCAACCCTCCAAAGAGAAGCACCAGGTCTCAAACTCGCTCTATTATGGTCTTTGACAAAGAAATGCTGCAGAAGACCATAGTTCCAGTAATATTTGCTAAATTCAAGCTTTTGACTGCATTAGATTTTGAAGACTGTCCTGTAGATCACCTTCCCAAAGAACTTGGAAATTTGCTACATCTAAGGTATTTGAACTTAAGAAATACCGATGTAAAAGAACTTCCAAAATCAATAGGAAAGCTCCATAACCTGGAGTCCTTGGATTTGAGATTCTCTTTGGTGGAAGAGCTGCCAGTTGAGATCAGCGATTTCCCTAAATTGAAACATCTTTTGGCTCATGGTGGATACGCTACTGGATTGAAGATAAAAGGCAGCTTTAAGCATTTGGAGTTCTTACAAACATTGTTTACAATTAAAGTGGATGATGATGTGAGCTTGCTCAATGACGGCCTACAAGTGTTGACGAAAACGAGGAAATTTGGGATCTGCAATTTGAAAAGAGAACAAGGAAGGTATCTATGCACTGTATTAGAGAAGATGACTCACCTGCAGTCGCTACTTGTTTATTCAGTCAATCACCAGGTTGAAATTCTTGATTTGGAATCAGAATTTTCCCCTCCAATTCAGCTGCAGAGTCTCTGGCTTGGGGGTCAATTAGATAGGTTGCCGAATTGGATTTCCAAACTGCACAATCTATCTAAACTGATATTGAGTTATACAAACTTGATGGAAGATTCCGTTGAAGTCCTTCAAGCTCTGCCCAATCTAAAATCTCTTGTACTCTTTTGGGCATACAATGGAGAGAGGATGCATTTTGAAGGAGGAGGGTTCCAGAAACTCAAGTATTTGTATCTTGCAGGTCTGGATTATTTGAATGAAATGTCAATAGACGAAGGAGCATTGCCACTTCTTGAAAGGCTAGAAATAGGACCTTGCCCAATGCTGGAGGAGGTGCCCTCTGGacttcaaaatttgaaatgtctCGAGGTTTTGTCGTTAGCATGGATGACAAATGAGTTCAATCAAAGATGGTCACAGCAAGAATCCAAGATATCTAGGCATGTACGGATTCATGGATCTGATGGTACTTATGATCCCGATGATAAAGCATCAATTAGAGCGTGGGTGGATCGAAAGTTTGGAGCAAGTAAGAAGCACAGGTTTGGATGA
- the LOC133693576 gene encoding nuclear transcription factor Y subunit C-3-like — MEQGHGQPPAIVSSTSQLQYGTSPYQPNQMLAASNPGSVTGQPVGAQLAQHQLAYQQIHQQQEQQLQQQLQSFWANQYKEIDKVTDFKNHSLPLARIKKIMKADEDVRMISAEAPVIFSRACEMFILELTLRSWNHTEENKRRTLQKNDIAAAITRTDIFDFLVDIVPREDLKDEVLASIPRGTMPVGGPVDALSYCYMPPPHAPQVGAPGMIMGKHVMDPAMYAQQSHPYMAQHMWPQGSEQQQSPSDH; from the coding sequence ATGGAGCAAGGGCATGGACAGCCCCCTGCTATAGTCAGTAGTACATCTCAACTGCAATACGGAACAAGTCCGTATCAGCCTAACCAAATGCTTGCTGCCTCAAATCCTGGATCAGTTACTGGTCAGCCCGTGGGAGCTCAGCTTGCACAGCACCAACTTGCCTATCAGCAGATCCACCAACAACAGGAACAGCAACTCCAGCAACAACTTCAGTCTTTTTGGGCAAATCAGTATAAAGAAATTGACAAAGTTACCGACTTCAAAAATCATAGCCTTCCCTTGGCTAGGATCAAGAAGATCATGAAGGCTGATGAGGATGTGAGAATGATATCAGCTGAGGCACCAGTTATATTTTCCAGAGCATgtgaaatgtttattttagaGTTGACATTGCGGTCTTGGAATCACACGGAGGAGAACAAGAGAAGGACACTGCAGAAGAATGATATTGCTGCAGCAATCACTAGGACTGACATCTTTGATTTCCTGGTTGACATTGTGCCTAGGGAGGATCTGAAAGATGAAGTGCTAGCATCAATCCCAAGAGGAACAATGCCTGTCGGAGGACCTGTTGATGCACTCTCTTACTGCTATATGCCACCTCCACATGCACCTCAGGTTGGAGCTCCTGGGATGATAATGGGCAAGCATGTGATGGACCCAGCTATGTACGCCCAGCAGTCTCACCCCTATATGGCACAGCATATGTGGCCACAAGGATCAGAGCAACAGCAGTCGCCCTCAGATCATTAG